One genomic window of Vibrio rhizosphaerae includes the following:
- a CDS encoding helicase-related protein, with amino-acid sequence MRIIDNINDLLGDDLRDSLKPGTKLKIAASCFSIYAYEALKEELEQIESLEFVFTAPTFVESEVTDKFKKEKREFHIPKEQREKSFYGTEFEIQLKNKLTQKAIARECADWIKRKALFRSNTTGSPMQPLAAVQSLENQSVYQPLYGFTAVDLGYQKGNAVSNIVTCMDEMAASSAFINMFDQIWSDNEKVQDVTDRLVNHISTVYQENSPERIYFQLLYNIFSEFLEDISEDVLPNDKTGYQDSLIWNKLFNYQRDAATGIINKLETYNGCILADSVGLGKTFTALAVVKYYELRNKSVLVLCPKKLSENWLNYNRNLTTNPFVRDRFSFDVLCHTDLQRTKGESLGIPLDRVNWGNYDLVVIDESHNFRNNQVYKDKETRYQALMNKVIRAGVKTKVLMLSATPVNNKFSDLRNQLALAYEGDSSILREQIGTQRSIEEIFKRAQKSFNAWSDLEPEDRTANALLDTLDFDFFQLLDSVTIARSRKHIQTFYDTADIGHFPERKKPISFHPPLTERTDVIGFNQIFAQLSKLKMAVYGPISYILPSRIAKYEEMYDTDVGGKGKLRQADREKALQRLMTINLLKRLESSVHSFTLTLKGLQDTLEKALSNIEAFKRFEQDGFIEEQDNNLSGDDWDEDINDFEEGFSTGGKVKINLADMDLPSWGHNLSADLEVICDLISEMQKLPPNHDAKLQHLKQHILNKWANPLNQGNKKVLIFTAFADTADYLYENLAEEFKQQFGIHTGKVTGSSSAKSTLNKAYDFQSLLTLFSPHSKEKRQVLPNEPCELDVLIGTDCISEGQNLQDCDYLINYDIHWNPVRIIQRFGRVDRIGSTNQAIQLVNYWPDISLDEYINLKERVENRMVISDITATGDDNVLKAQANDVAYRKEQLKKLQEEVIDLEDVKVGVSITDLGLNEFRMDLLGYIKANGTEKNHAGLDSAPNGMHAVVAAEPEKGLIPGVIFALRNRNHSVNINQQNRLHPYYLVYIGESGEVVVNHTQVKPLLDRVRAACRGKDEPVRQACDVFNNATKDGRNMECYSNLLDLAVSSMVETKQTSDVKSLFSGKTTTALTGEISGLEDFELINFIVVVKLPQVSLRGHN; translated from the coding sequence ATGCGTATTATCGATAACATTAATGATTTACTTGGAGATGATTTAAGAGATTCACTTAAGCCAGGTACAAAGTTAAAAATAGCTGCGTCATGTTTCTCTATATATGCATATGAAGCACTTAAAGAGGAGCTCGAACAGATTGAATCTCTAGAGTTTGTTTTCACGGCTCCAACGTTTGTTGAATCAGAAGTAACCGATAAGTTCAAAAAGGAAAAACGAGAGTTTCATATTCCTAAAGAACAGCGCGAGAAGAGTTTCTATGGAACGGAATTTGAGATCCAACTAAAGAATAAATTGACACAGAAAGCGATTGCGCGTGAATGTGCTGATTGGATTAAGAGAAAAGCGTTATTTCGTTCAAACACCACAGGCTCACCAATGCAGCCGTTAGCCGCTGTACAGTCTCTAGAAAATCAATCTGTCTATCAGCCTTTGTATGGTTTTACCGCCGTCGATCTTGGCTATCAAAAGGGTAATGCGGTTTCAAATATCGTTACCTGTATGGATGAGATGGCTGCTTCTAGTGCTTTTATAAATATGTTTGATCAAATTTGGAGTGATAACGAGAAAGTTCAAGATGTCACTGATCGTTTAGTCAATCATATATCTACTGTTTACCAAGAAAATTCACCAGAACGTATTTATTTCCAGCTGTTATACAATATCTTCAGTGAATTTCTGGAAGATATCAGTGAAGATGTATTACCGAATGATAAAACCGGATATCAAGATAGTCTTATTTGGAACAAGTTATTTAACTATCAACGCGATGCAGCAACCGGCATAATCAACAAGCTAGAAACCTATAATGGCTGTATTTTGGCCGATAGTGTTGGTTTGGGTAAGACATTTACGGCATTGGCTGTCGTTAAGTACTATGAACTCCGTAATAAGTCAGTTTTAGTTTTGTGTCCTAAAAAATTGTCTGAGAATTGGCTTAATTACAATCGAAATCTTACGACTAACCCTTTTGTGAGAGACCGTTTTAGTTTCGATGTTCTTTGTCATACTGATTTGCAGCGCACAAAGGGAGAGTCCTTAGGTATCCCATTAGATCGAGTTAACTGGGGTAACTACGACCTTGTTGTGATTGATGAATCACATAATTTTCGCAATAACCAAGTGTATAAAGACAAGGAAACACGTTACCAAGCACTGATGAATAAAGTTATTCGTGCTGGAGTGAAAACAAAGGTGTTAATGCTCTCTGCAACGCCAGTAAACAATAAGTTTTCTGATTTACGAAATCAGCTAGCCCTTGCTTATGAAGGTGATTCAAGCATTCTTAGAGAGCAAATAGGGACACAAAGAAGTATTGAAGAGATCTTTAAACGCGCGCAGAAATCATTTAATGCCTGGTCTGATTTAGAGCCAGAAGACCGTACTGCGAATGCGCTATTAGACACTTTAGATTTTGATTTTTTCCAGCTTCTAGATAGTGTAACTATTGCCCGTTCTCGAAAACATATTCAAACCTTCTACGATACGGCAGATATTGGTCATTTTCCTGAACGTAAGAAGCCCATATCTTTCCATCCTCCATTGACCGAGAGAACTGATGTTATTGGTTTCAATCAGATTTTTGCGCAGTTGTCTAAGTTGAAAATGGCAGTATATGGTCCGATTAGTTATATCTTGCCAAGTAGAATAGCCAAATACGAAGAAATGTATGACACCGATGTTGGGGGCAAAGGTAAATTACGCCAGGCTGATAGAGAAAAGGCCCTTCAGCGATTGATGACTATTAATCTGCTTAAGCGACTCGAAAGCTCCGTACATTCATTCACCTTAACGTTAAAGGGCTTACAAGACACGCTAGAAAAGGCTTTAAGCAACATAGAAGCGTTTAAACGTTTCGAACAAGATGGTTTTATAGAAGAGCAGGATAATAATCTATCGGGTGATGATTGGGATGAAGATATTAATGATTTTGAAGAAGGTTTCTCTACTGGGGGAAAAGTAAAAATCAATCTTGCAGATATGGATTTACCGTCTTGGGGGCATAACTTATCAGCTGATCTTGAAGTAATATGCGATTTGATCTCAGAGATGCAAAAGCTGCCACCAAACCACGATGCAAAACTTCAGCACCTCAAACAGCATATTTTGAATAAATGGGCTAACCCGCTTAATCAAGGTAACAAAAAAGTGCTGATTTTTACGGCGTTTGCGGATACGGCTGATTACTTATATGAAAATTTAGCAGAAGAGTTTAAGCAGCAGTTTGGTATTCATACCGGTAAAGTTACCGGCAGTAGCTCAGCTAAGTCAACGTTAAACAAAGCCTATGACTTTCAAAGTTTGTTGACCTTATTTTCCCCTCATTCAAAAGAAAAGCGTCAAGTTTTACCAAATGAACCATGTGAATTAGATGTTTTAATCGGGACAGACTGTATATCTGAAGGTCAAAACCTTCAGGATTGCGATTATCTGATTAATTATGATATCCATTGGAATCCCGTTAGGATAATTCAACGCTTTGGTCGCGTCGATCGTATTGGCTCAACTAACCAGGCCATTCAGCTTGTTAACTACTGGCCAGATATCAGTTTAGATGAATACATTAATCTTAAAGAGCGAGTCGAAAACCGCATGGTGATTTCAGATATCACAGCGACGGGGGACGATAACGTACTTAAAGCTCAGGCAAATGATGTAGCTTATAGGAAAGAGCAGCTTAAAAAGTTACAGGAAGAAGTGATTGATTTAGAAGATGTCAAAGTTGGAGTCTCCATAACGGATCTTGGGCTAAATGAATTTAGAATGGATCTGCTTGGATACATCAAAGCAAATGGCACAGAAAAGAATCATGCTGGATTGGATTCTGCCCCCAACGGCATGCATGCAGTAGTTGCTGCTGAGCCTGAAAAAGGATTAATTCCTGGAGTAATATTTGCACTCAGAAATCGAAATCATAGCGTTAACATTAACCAACAAAATCGGCTTCATCCATACTACTTAGTTTATATCGGAGAAAGTGGAGAAGTTGTGGTTAACCATACCCAAGTGAAACCACTTTTGGACCGAGTTCGTGCTGCATGTAGAGGTAAAGACGAACCAGTCCGACAAGCATGTGATGTGTTCAATAATGCAACTAAAGATGGTCGAAATATGGAGTGTTACTCCAATTTACTTGATTTGGCTGTGAGCTCAATGGTAGAAACCAAGCAAACTAGTGATGTGAAGAGCTTGTTTAGCGGTAAAACAACGACTGCACTGACAGGAGAGATCTCCGGTTTAGAGGATTTCGAACTGATTAATTTCATCGTCGTTGTGAAGCTTCCACAAGTTAGTCTTCGGGGGCATAACTAG
- a CDS encoding DUF4391 domain-containing protein: MSPIKVNVAVPKKDFIPFIFPPAAALGIPDKDGVKQGQKVAKEAIYQQVKPTNAVKQIFVEQVESIVWRYKLSAETLNVAESEDVAEIQVFDIQLKQGSESLDIAVLEALDKAIPSTVFFRVFRSESRSMIQCAMAYKRANKRDDSVMVIDEYFFSEWIPLPKQDEAFQSQKLPLVVNMSGLHRELLRSLLPVPPREGEKLETQLERIRGIKVLQTQLAQAKIKLQREKQFNRKVEINHQVNQLKLQINALFE; encoded by the coding sequence ATGTCACCAATTAAAGTAAACGTAGCAGTGCCAAAGAAGGACTTTATTCCTTTTATTTTTCCACCAGCAGCGGCATTAGGTATTCCAGATAAAGATGGTGTAAAGCAGGGGCAAAAAGTTGCAAAAGAAGCCATCTACCAGCAAGTGAAGCCGACAAACGCGGTAAAGCAGATATTTGTCGAGCAAGTCGAGTCCATTGTCTGGCGTTATAAATTGTCTGCTGAAACGTTGAATGTGGCTGAGAGTGAGGATGTGGCTGAAATTCAGGTGTTTGATATTCAGCTTAAACAAGGAAGTGAATCACTGGATATAGCCGTATTAGAGGCTCTAGATAAAGCGATACCTTCTACCGTCTTCTTTCGTGTTTTTCGCAGTGAGTCGCGTTCGATGATTCAATGTGCTATGGCGTATAAGAGAGCAAACAAACGCGATGACAGTGTGATGGTGATTGATGAGTACTTTTTTAGTGAATGGATACCATTACCCAAACAAGATGAAGCGTTCCAGAGTCAGAAACTACCGCTGGTGGTCAACATGAGTGGATTACATCGAGAGTTGCTGCGTAGTTTGCTGCCAGTGCCGCCCCGAGAGGGTGAAAAACTAGAGACTCAGCTAGAACGTATCCGTGGAATTAAAGTGTTACAGACTCAGTTAGCGCAAGCAAAAATCAAGCTTCAGAGAGAAAAACAATTTAACCGTAAAGTTGAGATTAACCATCAAGTCAATCAACTGAAATTACAAATTAACGCTTTGTTTGAGTAA
- a CDS encoding site-specific DNA-methyltransferase: MNKLKMHSPSLVDQNIDKLAELFPNCITESKGDDGKLRKAIDFDLLKQELSRHIVEGPQERYQLNWPGKREALLTANAPIAKTLRPCREESIDFDNTQNLFIEGDNLDALKLLQETYLNKVKLIYIDPPYNTGNDFIYNDDFAEDIDSYIERSNQIDEEGNRLLTNTETNGRFHSDWLNMILSRIRLAFNLLQNDGFLVISIDDAEFKNLSYILDETFGRDNQIAVLVWDKNRKNDAKYFSVGHEYMLVYAKNKSFLQDNKIILREPKPGIDEAKIFFQRLIKKYNSDLNAVQSEWRKYYNQLSSDHPHKQIGRFSKISSQGPYRDDGNISWPGGGGPKYEVIHPKTHKPCKVPDGGWRYSKPERFWEEVNTGKVVFGEDETTLPRQCRYLFESEGQVMTSVHYSYAQTSAMEFEKLMGGKVFENPKNYKDIERLINYFGVNDGDVVLDFFAGSGSTAHAVFSANSKDGMNRKFIVVQIPEKTSDKSVALKKGYKTISEITKERIKKAGAQLANDDSCIKCDYGYRVLKIDSSNMAEVYYKPDVISQADLFELVDNIKEDRTEEDLLFQVMLDWGVDLTLPIRREVIDEKTVFFVDSNSLVACFDKQGGITDNFVKQLAQFKPLRLVFRDAGFALDSTKDNIEQVLKQLSPNTEVKAI; the protein is encoded by the coding sequence ATGAATAAACTAAAAATGCACAGCCCTAGTTTGGTTGATCAAAATATAGATAAGTTGGCTGAACTCTTCCCGAATTGTATTACTGAATCTAAAGGTGATGATGGGAAACTGCGTAAAGCGATTGATTTTGACCTTTTAAAACAGGAATTGTCTCGACATATCGTCGAAGGACCTCAAGAACGTTATCAATTAAATTGGCCGGGTAAGCGAGAAGCTTTGTTAACGGCCAATGCACCGATTGCAAAAACGCTTCGTCCTTGCCGGGAAGAGAGCATAGATTTTGATAATACTCAGAACCTGTTTATTGAAGGGGATAACCTAGATGCGTTGAAACTTCTTCAGGAAACGTACCTAAATAAGGTTAAGTTGATCTATATCGATCCTCCTTACAATACGGGTAATGATTTTATTTATAATGATGATTTTGCTGAGGATATTGATTCTTATATAGAACGTTCGAATCAAATCGATGAAGAAGGTAATCGTTTACTTACAAACACTGAAACAAATGGTCGATTTCATTCGGATTGGTTAAATATGATTCTTTCGAGAATAAGGTTGGCATTTAACTTACTTCAAAATGATGGTTTTTTAGTTATAAGTATTGATGATGCAGAATTTAAAAATCTTAGTTATATATTAGACGAAACTTTTGGTCGAGATAACCAAATTGCAGTTTTAGTATGGGATAAGAATCGAAAAAATGATGCAAAATACTTTTCCGTCGGACATGAATATATGCTCGTGTATGCGAAAAATAAATCCTTTCTGCAAGATAATAAAATAATTTTAAGAGAACCAAAACCAGGGATAGATGAAGCGAAAATCTTTTTTCAACGTTTAATTAAAAAATATAATTCTGATTTGAACGCCGTCCAATCTGAATGGAGAAAATACTATAATCAGTTATCTAGTGATCATCCTCATAAACAAATTGGACGATTCTCTAAAATTTCTTCTCAAGGACCTTATCGAGATGATGGTAATATTTCTTGGCCAGGCGGTGGTGGACCTAAGTATGAAGTTATTCATCCTAAAACACACAAGCCATGTAAAGTACCTGATGGAGGATGGCGCTATTCAAAACCAGAAAGGTTTTGGGAAGAAGTTAATACAGGAAAGGTGGTTTTCGGCGAAGATGAAACAACTCTTCCAAGGCAGTGTAGATATTTATTTGAAAGTGAAGGTCAAGTTATGACATCAGTTCACTATAGTTATGCTCAAACGTCTGCGATGGAATTTGAAAAACTTATGGGAGGTAAAGTTTTTGAAAATCCGAAAAATTATAAAGATATAGAGCGTTTAATTAACTATTTTGGTGTAAATGATGGAGACGTCGTTTTGGACTTTTTTGCCGGCTCTGGTAGCACTGCACACGCGGTATTTTCTGCAAATTCCAAAGATGGAATGAACAGAAAGTTTATTGTTGTTCAGATACCAGAAAAAACTTCAGATAAATCTGTAGCTTTAAAAAAAGGTTATAAAACAATTTCAGAAATAACTAAGGAACGTATAAAAAAAGCGGGTGCTCAGTTAGCTAATGATGATAGTTGCATAAAATGTGACTATGGGTATCGAGTGTTAAAAATCGATAGTTCTAATATGGCTGAAGTTTATTACAAACCGGATGTTATTTCACAAGCGGATCTATTTGAGTTGGTTGACAATATCAAAGAAGACCGTACCGAAGAAGACCTACTTTTCCAAGTGATGCTAGATTGGGGCGTCGATCTGACGCTACCTATTCGTCGTGAAGTTATTGATGAAAAGACAGTATTCTTTGTGGATAGCAACTCTCTAGTGGCTTGTTTTGATAAACAGGGGGGGATTACCGACAACTTCGTTAAACAACTGGCTCAATTTAAACCACTGCGTTTAGTTTTTCGTGATGCAGGTTTTGCTTTAGATAGTACGAAAGATAATATTGAGCAAGTACTTAAGCAGCTATCACCAAACACTGAAGTTAAAGCGATTTAA
- a CDS encoding AAA family ATPase, producing the protein MSTRLDKLTIKGFKSIKDLEDFELKNLNVIVGANGAGKSNLISFFKMLRSLINEKLNDYVSDNGGASDLLFNGEKETPKMSFSTRFGTRGFRFSLAPTPSDSCSIESEARYYSGSQYGWWELGNSHDGKSQMVVEVKENRSDARYSKPVYDEISSWMIYHFHDTSATAPMRKYEIIEDDDVLRTNASNIGPFLLKLKSTYEKEYKDIVNSIRLVTPFFEDFILKPRSFGVKDKVNISWLQKGSDYPMQPYHLSDGSIRFICLATALLQPNPPSTIIIDEPELGLHPAAIDVLAELIQQASQRTQVIVATQSPALIDQFSIDDIVVVNRKDGASTFERLNEKDFSQWLESYSVGELWTKNVIAGGPRYE; encoded by the coding sequence ATGAGTACACGACTCGACAAGCTAACCATAAAAGGTTTTAAATCGATTAAAGATTTAGAAGATTTTGAGTTAAAAAACCTCAATGTTATTGTGGGGGCAAATGGTGCTGGCAAAAGTAACCTTATCTCTTTTTTCAAAATGCTTCGTTCGTTGATTAATGAGAAATTGAATGACTATGTCTCAGATAACGGTGGCGCAAGTGATCTCCTTTTCAATGGTGAAAAAGAAACGCCTAAAATGAGCTTTAGTACCCGTTTTGGAACACGAGGCTTTCGCTTTTCATTGGCTCCAACACCTTCAGATAGTTGTTCAATCGAAAGCGAAGCTCGCTATTACTCAGGAAGCCAATATGGTTGGTGGGAGTTAGGAAATAGCCATGACGGTAAATCGCAGATGGTTGTTGAAGTTAAAGAAAATCGTTCTGATGCTCGTTATTCCAAACCAGTCTATGATGAGATTTCCTCATGGATGATTTATCATTTTCATGATACCAGTGCTACTGCTCCTATGCGTAAATACGAAATCATAGAAGATGATGATGTTTTGCGAACCAATGCATCAAATATTGGGCCATTTCTATTAAAGTTAAAATCGACTTATGAGAAAGAATATAAAGATATTGTTAACTCAATCCGATTGGTTACTCCATTCTTTGAAGATTTTATACTTAAACCTCGTAGTTTTGGTGTTAAGGATAAAGTAAATATTAGCTGGCTTCAGAAAGGCTCTGACTATCCAATGCAGCCTTATCATTTGTCAGATGGGTCAATTCGCTTTATCTGCTTGGCAACAGCGTTACTGCAGCCGAATCCGCCATCAACGATCATCATTGATGAGCCAGAACTTGGTTTACACCCGGCTGCCATTGATGTTTTGGCCGAGCTTATTCAGCAGGCTTCTCAGCGAACTCAGGTTATCGTCGCTACCCAGTCACCGGCATTAATTGATCAGTTTTCCATCGACGATATTGTTGTGGTAAACAGAAAAGATGGTGCTTCAACATTTGAACGATTAAACGAAAAAGATTTCTCTCAATGGCTGGAAAGTTACTCTGTGGGTGAACTTTGGACGAAAAACGTTATAGCGGGAGGTCCTCGTTATGAGTAA
- a CDS encoding DUF4276 family protein, whose amino-acid sequence MSKFVNVYAIVEGKTEQVFIERVLQPYLALKNIFIFATQISKPGQKGGDVRFTRAKQDIGNHLKQRTDTLVTTFIDYYGTKEWPGLTDIPVGSMPAQIADHLNRATKQAVNDLYGDVRSEERFIPFVAMHEFEALLFSDSEVLANELGIDEQGVKDVLTECGEPESINNGPETAPSKRLNGWTASGKFPKTTMGITIAQRIGIQTMREKCPVFNQWLETLEASVEA is encoded by the coding sequence ATGAGTAAGTTCGTTAATGTTTACGCAATTGTCGAAGGTAAAACAGAGCAAGTATTTATTGAACGAGTACTTCAGCCGTACTTGGCTTTAAAAAATATATTTATTTTCGCGACTCAAATTAGTAAACCTGGGCAAAAAGGTGGGGATGTCCGATTTACCAGAGCGAAGCAAGATATTGGTAACCATCTCAAGCAGAGAACGGATACATTAGTTACTACTTTCATTGATTACTATGGCACAAAAGAGTGGCCTGGTTTGACCGATATACCTGTAGGTTCAATGCCTGCGCAGATTGCTGACCATTTAAACCGAGCAACAAAGCAGGCAGTCAATGATCTGTATGGAGATGTACGTTCAGAAGAGCGTTTTATTCCATTTGTAGCCATGCATGAATTCGAAGCTCTACTATTTTCAGATAGTGAAGTTCTAGCCAATGAACTAGGTATTGATGAGCAGGGTGTTAAAGATGTTTTGACTGAATGTGGAGAGCCTGAGTCAATCAATAATGGTCCAGAAACAGCACCGTCTAAACGTCTCAATGGGTGGACGGCGAGTGGTAAATTTCCCAAAACAACGATGGGTATTACGATTGCACAAAGAATTGGTATACAAACGATGAGAGAAAAATGTCCCGTATTTAATCAATGGCTGGAGACATTAGAAGCCTCGGTGGAGGCATAA
- a CDS encoding type III restriction-modification system endonuclease, with the protein MKLQFKHQKYQAQSVQAVVECFKGQLRNDAASRYRIDPGTVQQGRSHSLDQNDLGFKNAEIQLSDDQLLANIQQVQRQQNLPQSSKLESTPACKLNFDIEMETGTGKTYCFLKSIFELNKQYGWSKFVIVVPSIAIREGINKSLEITAEHFQKDYFKRARFFIYNSKQPHQLESFSSDGGINVMIINVQAFNARGKDARRIYEELDDFQSRRPIDVIKANRPIMIMDEPQKMEGKKTLESLSEFNPLFILRYSATHKVDRNKIYRLDAVDAYNQKLVKKIAVRGITTKGLAGTNAYLYLENIEISPNKPPVARIEFEQKLKSGSIKRIVRKLSMGANLYNQSNELEQYKSDFVIKDINAITDKVSFLNGIELTVGDAVGDVNESALRRMQIREAIKAHFDKEVHLFDKGIKVLSLFFIDEVAKYRDYEQPDEKGEYARIFEEEYQSVLNEYLPNSGKYRDYLKGIDVDKTHNGYFSIDKKTKHLVDPKFKKSGEDAGLANDENATAAYDLILKHKELLLSFSEPTRFIFSHSALREGWDNPNVFVICTLKHSDNTISRRQEVGRGLRLAVNQLGERVDQESIVHDINRLTVVASESYKDFVSGLQKDISASLSDRPRVADEKYFTGKVLSTVDSDVEVTSEMAKQLYRYLLKNDYTDDNDHISEVYHQAKRDEQLAALPEALQPYAEQIFKLIDSVYSDTQLPDIDDDRKAKPNQLNDNFDKKEFKELWNRINHKAIYNVEFDSSELIHKAIPVLDEKLRVERLHFNIVRGEQLAHADAEQIKSGQGFKIEETESPTYHSSVHSSVKYDLLGKVSELTKLKRSTVAEILRGIESHVFEQFGSNPEDFIAKSAALINEQKAAMVIEHLAYDTIEDKFDSNIFNAGGSQDFSNAGEKLKRHIYDYVVTDSKTERKFVEELDTQKEVSVYAKLPKGFFIPTPLGNYNPDWAIAFQEGAVKHVYFVAETKGSMQSLQLKGAEEAKINCAKKFFATINEKFAEKKVKYSVVDSYDNLKTLIC; encoded by the coding sequence ATGAAGTTACAGTTTAAACATCAAAAATACCAAGCTCAATCTGTTCAGGCAGTTGTAGAATGTTTCAAAGGGCAATTGCGTAATGATGCTGCCAGTAGGTATCGTATTGATCCTGGAACAGTGCAGCAAGGTAGATCACATTCACTAGATCAAAATGACTTAGGTTTTAAAAATGCTGAAATTCAACTAAGTGATGACCAGTTGCTAGCGAATATTCAGCAAGTACAACGTCAACAGAATTTGCCTCAGTCATCTAAGCTCGAGTCAACTCCTGCCTGTAAGTTGAATTTTGATATAGAAATGGAAACAGGGACGGGCAAAACATACTGTTTTTTGAAGTCGATTTTTGAGCTTAATAAGCAATATGGTTGGAGTAAATTTGTAATCGTGGTGCCGAGTATTGCGATCCGCGAAGGGATCAATAAGTCACTTGAGATTACCGCAGAACATTTCCAAAAGGACTATTTTAAACGTGCTCGTTTTTTCATCTATAACTCAAAGCAACCACATCAGCTAGAAAGTTTCTCTTCAGATGGTGGTATTAACGTTATGATTATTAACGTGCAAGCGTTTAATGCACGTGGTAAAGACGCTCGTCGGATTTATGAAGAGCTTGATGACTTTCAAAGCCGCAGACCTATTGATGTGATCAAGGCAAACCGTCCAATAATGATCATGGATGAGCCTCAAAAGATGGAAGGCAAGAAAACTCTAGAATCTTTATCTGAGTTCAATCCGTTATTTATTCTGCGCTACTCAGCAACACACAAGGTTGATCGTAATAAAATTTATAGATTGGATGCGGTGGATGCTTATAACCAGAAGCTGGTTAAGAAGATTGCTGTTCGAGGCATTACCACTAAAGGTTTAGCTGGGACAAATGCTTACCTCTATCTTGAAAATATAGAAATATCCCCGAACAAACCACCAGTTGCAAGAATTGAATTCGAGCAAAAACTTAAATCAGGTAGTATTAAACGTATTGTTCGTAAGTTGAGTATGGGGGCCAACCTGTATAACCAATCTAATGAGCTTGAGCAATACAAGAGTGATTTTGTCATCAAGGATATTAATGCTATCACCGACAAAGTGAGCTTTTTAAATGGTATTGAGTTGACCGTTGGTGATGCTGTTGGTGATGTGAACGAATCAGCTCTGCGTCGAATGCAAATTCGAGAAGCAATTAAAGCGCATTTTGACAAAGAGGTTCACTTATTTGATAAAGGTATCAAGGTTCTTAGTTTGTTCTTTATCGATGAAGTCGCTAAGTATCGTGATTATGAGCAGCCGGATGAAAAAGGTGAATATGCCCGTATCTTTGAAGAAGAATACCAATCAGTTCTTAACGAGTATCTGCCGAACAGTGGTAAATATCGTGACTATTTGAAGGGTATTGATGTCGATAAAACCCACAATGGCTATTTTTCAATCGATAAAAAAACTAAGCACTTAGTCGACCCTAAATTCAAAAAAAGCGGTGAAGATGCTGGTTTGGCGAATGACGAAAATGCAACTGCAGCTTATGACTTAATTCTTAAACACAAAGAGCTTTTGCTAAGCTTCAGCGAGCCGACGCGCTTTATTTTTTCACACTCTGCACTTCGTGAAGGTTGGGACAACCCTAATGTATTTGTGATTTGTACACTAAAACACAGTGATAATACCATTTCACGTCGTCAAGAAGTTGGTCGTGGATTACGTTTGGCTGTTAATCAGTTGGGAGAGCGTGTTGATCAAGAGTCGATCGTTCATGATATAAATCGACTGACAGTGGTCGCAAGTGAAAGCTATAAAGATTTTGTCAGTGGTTTGCAGAAAGACATTAGTGCTTCACTTTCCGATCGCCCAAGAGTGGCTGATGAAAAATACTTTACAGGCAAAGTACTCTCTACAGTTGACAGCGATGTAGAAGTAACTTCTGAAATGGCTAAACAACTTTATCGTTATTTGCTTAAAAATGATTATACCGATGATAATGATCATATCAGCGAAGTTTACCACCAAGCAAAACGTGATGAACAGCTAGCTGCTTTACCAGAAGCTTTACAACCGTATGCCGAACAGATTTTTAAACTGATCGATTCTGTCTACTCAGATACTCAATTACCTGATATTGATGATGATCGTAAAGCCAAACCCAATCAGCTAAACGACAATTTCGATAAGAAGGAATTTAAAGAACTATGGAACCGAATTAACCATAAGGCGATTTATAATGTTGAATTTGATTCTTCAGAACTAATACATAAAGCGATACCTGTATTGGATGAAAAGCTAAGAGTTGAAAGGTTACATTTCAACATTGTTCGTGGTGAGCAATTGGCGCATGCTGATGCTGAGCAAATTAAATCGGGTCAAGGTTTTAAAATAGAAGAAACTGAAAGTCCGACTTATCACTCTTCAGTGCATTCTAGCGTTAAATATGACCTTTTAGGAAAAGTGTCTGAGTTGACAAAGCTTAAGCGTAGCACTGTGGCTGAGATTCTGCGCGGTATAGAGAGTCATGTATTTGAGCAATTTGGAAGCAACCCTGAAGATTTTATTGCTAAGTCTGCTGCTTTGATCAATGAACAAAAAGCTGCAATGGTTATTGAGCATTTAGCGTATGACACAATAGAGGATAAATTTGACAGTAATATTTTCAATGCTGGTGGTTCTCAGGACTTTTCTAATGCAGGAGAAAAGCTTAAACGTCATATCTATGATTACGTTGTCACTGATTCTAAAACTGAACGCAAATTTGTTGAAGAACTTGATACACAGAAAGAGGTAAGTGTCTATGCTAAGCTACCTAAGGGATTCTTCATTCCCACACCATTAGGTAACTATAATCCTGACTGGGCTATCGCCTTCCAGGAAGGAGCAGTTAAACACGTATACTTTGTTGCAGAAACCAAAGGTTCTATGCAGTCACTTCAGTTAAAAGGGGCTGAAGAGGCTAAAATTAACTGTGCGAAAAAGTTCTTCGCAACTATTAATGAAAAATTTGCAGAGAAAAAAGTAAAATACAGTGTAGTGGATAGCTACGACAATCTGAAGACATTGATTTGTTGA